In Hallerella succinigenes, the following are encoded in one genomic region:
- a CDS encoding valine--tRNA ligase, producing METRYNSKDVEARWHETWAENNSFAPSGKGEPFSVVIPPPNVTGALHLGHALNDTLQDILVRYRRKTGRDTLWIPGTDHAGIATQAVVEKRLFQDEHKTRHDIGREALVERIWKWKDEYEARITKQLKSLGVSCDWSRQRFTLDPVCAKAVRHAFFNLFKKGLIYRGKRLVNWDTKLQTAVADDEIYYEHVKGHFWTFKYPLADGSGFIPVSTTRPETIMGDTALAVHPNDERYAQFIGKMLKVPFVDREIPVIADAILVDKDFGTGSVKVTPAHDPNDYATGLRHKLPMINIMNDDGSLNENAGKFQGLKGQAARDAVVAGLEELGLLIKVEDHEMDVGHSDRSKTVIEPYLSDQWFVKMDVLAENAMNAVKSGEIKIIPERYANKYLDWLAEKRDWCISRQLWWGHRIPIWHTDASEDELKAAFAGRDDIYFYKAENGGYLVCSQEEDLKPDAVPGHELKQEEDVLDTWFSSGLWPHSTMGWPENTDTLKRYYPTSVLVTSRDIITLWVARMVLFSQENMGTVPFHTVYIHPKILDGNGQTMSKSKGNGVDPMDIEEKYGTDALRFVMASLCTDNQDVRLPVKKEKQPDGREINTSEKFEIGRNFSNKLWNACRFLYPQLEQAGALAAELPIDKSLFALEDKWILSRLQTTIKDATRMLEEYHFAELAGFLYRFVWDDVCSSYLEIKKSVINSETLTAEKKNAMAILSYVLKNVLDLLHPVMPFITEELNSILFQGSEMVISRAWPKADESLIDAKIEAAFDQAFAVVESVRGVRGRYNVSPATKLSAVVSVDDAATEASVKDCMAIITELSGLSDLSVAVKAVKPKFSASAVVPGGELYIPLEGILDPAAEIARLEKEIEKAKAFAASIERKLSNEKFVSGAPEAVVNAERTKLATQQDIIAKNEKALEELR from the coding sequence ATGGAAACTCGTTACAATTCTAAAGATGTGGAAGCCCGTTGGCATGAGACCTGGGCTGAGAACAACAGTTTTGCACCCAGCGGAAAGGGCGAACCGTTCTCGGTCGTGATTCCGCCCCCGAACGTTACCGGCGCGCTCCATCTGGGACATGCGCTGAACGATACGCTCCAGGATATTTTGGTACGCTACCGCCGTAAGACGGGCCGCGACACGCTGTGGATTCCGGGTACGGACCACGCGGGCATCGCTACGCAGGCCGTGGTCGAAAAGCGACTTTTCCAAGACGAACACAAGACGCGTCATGACATCGGTCGAGAAGCCTTGGTGGAACGCATCTGGAAATGGAAGGACGAATACGAAGCCCGTATCACCAAGCAGCTCAAGAGCCTGGGCGTCAGCTGCGACTGGAGCCGTCAGCGCTTCACGCTGGACCCGGTCTGCGCGAAGGCCGTGCGCCACGCTTTCTTCAACTTGTTCAAGAAGGGCCTCATTTACCGCGGCAAGCGCCTGGTGAACTGGGATACCAAGCTCCAAACCGCCGTTGCCGATGACGAAATCTATTACGAACACGTGAAGGGCCACTTCTGGACGTTCAAGTACCCCCTGGCCGACGGTTCGGGATTTATCCCCGTTTCGACGACCCGTCCGGAAACCATCATGGGCGATACCGCCCTCGCCGTGCACCCGAACGACGAACGCTATGCGCAGTTCATCGGCAAGATGCTGAAAGTGCCGTTTGTTGACCGTGAAATTCCGGTGATTGCCGACGCCATCTTGGTGGACAAGGACTTCGGTACGGGTTCCGTGAAGGTGACGCCCGCACACGACCCGAACGACTATGCGACGGGCCTCCGTCACAAGCTCCCGATGATCAACATCATGAACGATGACGGCAGCCTGAACGAGAACGCCGGCAAGTTCCAGGGTCTCAAGGGCCAGGCCGCCCGCGACGCCGTGGTGGCAGGTCTCGAAGAACTCGGACTCCTCATTAAGGTGGAAGACCACGAAATGGACGTGGGACACTCCGACCGTTCCAAGACTGTGATCGAGCCGTACCTCAGCGACCAGTGGTTCGTGAAGATGGACGTGCTCGCCGAAAACGCGATGAATGCCGTAAAATCCGGTGAGATCAAGATTATCCCCGAACGCTACGCCAACAAGTACCTGGACTGGCTCGCCGAAAAGCGCGACTGGTGCATCAGCCGTCAGCTCTGGTGGGGCCACCGCATTCCTATCTGGCACACCGATGCTAGCGAAGACGAACTGAAGGCCGCATTTGCGGGCCGCGACGACATCTACTTCTACAAGGCCGAAAACGGTGGCTACCTCGTGTGCAGCCAGGAAGAAGACCTGAAGCCCGATGCGGTGCCGGGTCACGAACTCAAGCAGGAAGAAGACGTGCTCGACACGTGGTTCTCCAGCGGTTTGTGGCCGCATTCTACCATGGGTTGGCCGGAAAACACCGACACGCTCAAGCGCTACTACCCCACCAGCGTGCTGGTGACGAGCCGCGACATCATTACGCTGTGGGTTGCCCGCATGGTGCTCTTTAGCCAAGAGAACATGGGCACGGTCCCGTTCCACACGGTGTACATCCATCCGAAGATTCTAGACGGCAATGGCCAGACCATGAGCAAGTCCAAGGGCAACGGCGTGGACCCGATGGATATCGAAGAGAAGTACGGCACCGACGCTCTGCGCTTTGTGATGGCAAGCCTCTGCACCGACAACCAGGACGTGCGCCTGCCGGTGAAGAAGGAAAAGCAGCCGGATGGACGCGAAATCAACACCAGCGAAAAGTTCGAAATCGGCCGTAACTTCAGCAACAAGCTGTGGAACGCCTGCCGCTTCCTTTACCCGCAGCTCGAACAGGCCGGCGCTCTTGCCGCCGAACTCCCGATAGACAAGAGCTTGTTCGCGCTCGAAGACAAGTGGATTTTGAGCCGCCTGCAGACGACCATCAAGGACGCCACCCGCATGCTCGAAGAATACCACTTCGCCGAACTCGCCGGGTTCCTGTACCGCTTCGTGTGGGACGACGTCTGCTCCAGCTACCTAGAAATCAAGAAGTCCGTGATCAACAGCGAAACGCTCACCGCCGAAAAGAAGAACGCGATGGCCATCCTCAGCTACGTGCTGAAGAACGTGCTCGACCTGCTCCACCCGGTGATGCCGTTCATTACCGAAGAGCTCAACAGTATCCTGTTCCAGGGTAGCGAAATGGTGATCAGCCGCGCATGGCCCAAGGCAGACGAATCGCTCATTGACGCCAAGATCGAAGCCGCATTCGACCAGGCATTCGCCGTGGTGGAAAGCGTGCGTGGCGTGCGTGGCCGCTACAACGTGAGCCCCGCCACCAAGCTGAGCGCCGTAGTGAGCGTGGACGACGCCGCAACAGAAGCCAGCGTGAAAGACTGCATGGCTATCATCACCGAACTTTCGGGTCTTTCTGACCTGAGCGTCGCCGTGAAGGCCGTGAAGCCGAAGTTCAGCGCGAGCGCCGTGGTGCCCGGTGGCGAACTTTACATCCCGCTCGAAGGCATTCTCGACCCGGCCGCAGAAATCGCCCGCCTCGAAAAAGAAATCGAGAAGGCCAAGGCATTCGCCGCTTCGATTGAACGCAAACTCTCGAACGAAAAGTTCGTGAGCGGTGCCCCCGAAGCCGTCGTGAACGCCGAACGCACCAAGCTCGCTACGCAGCAAGATATCATTGCTAAGAACGAGAAGGCTCTCGAAGAATTGCGCTAG
- a CDS encoding PIN domain-containing protein gives MTASCFLDTNILVYSVDEKDKIKQKVARDLIVSLVRNEDAIISTQTLQEFYNAATKKLIASKKDAGLFVKQFSDIIPVHSNTVNDVLTAIDISDASQLSFWDSLILASAKSCGCSTVYSEDLNDGQTVNGVKIVNPFK, from the coding sequence ATGACCGCTAGTTGTTTCCTAGACACGAACATCCTCGTATATTCCGTTGACGAAAAAGACAAGATTAAACAAAAGGTTGCGAGAGATTTAATCGTCTCTTTAGTTCGAAACGAGGATGCCATTATTTCAACGCAGACCCTACAAGAATTTTACAACGCAGCCACCAAGAAATTGATTGCATCAAAGAAGGATGCAGGATTATTTGTCAAGCAGTTTTCCGACATCATCCCGGTTCACAGCAACACCGTAAATGACGTCTTGACGGCAATTGACATCAGCGATGCATCCCAACTATCGTTTTGGGATTCTCTCATCTTGGCATCCGCAAAATCCTGTGGATGTTCAACCGTTTATTCTGAAGACCTCAATGATGGGCAAACCGTCAACGGCGTAAAAATTGTAAATCCGTTTAAATAG
- a CDS encoding putative toxin-antitoxin system toxin component, PIN family: MRRICLDTNCLLMSLPSKSPYHQIWTEFLNGDLEICVSPEILLEYEEIVSQKISSRMATILMEALTNRPNLVRTTPTWRFNLITQDPDDNKFVDCAICGMAEYIVSNDRHFDILKSIDFPLVSVRSIQEFSKELADEM, translated from the coding sequence TTGCGCCGCATTTGCCTTGATACAAACTGCCTGTTGATGAGCCTCCCGTCTAAAAGTCCATATCATCAAATATGGACCGAATTCTTGAACGGGGACTTGGAAATTTGCGTATCGCCAGAGATACTTCTTGAGTACGAAGAAATTGTTTCCCAGAAGATTTCAAGTCGCATGGCAACCATTTTAATGGAAGCCTTAACCAATCGCCCGAACCTTGTGAGAACAACTCCTACTTGGCGTTTCAACTTGATTACGCAAGATCCAGACGACAACAAGTTCGTTGATTGTGCTATCTGCGGAATGGCAGAATACATCGTTTCTAACGATCGACATTTCGACATTCTGAAGAGCATCGACTTTCCGCTGGTCTCAGTTCGATCCATTCAAGAATTTTCCAAAGAACTCGCGGACGAGATGTAA
- a CDS encoding integrase core domain-containing protein has protein sequence MGYRTMLSENGITPSMSAPGCPYDNACTESFFASFKKELAYRCDFKDIEEVREAVFRYIELFYNRKRLHSSLGYMTPVEYRLSKQAA, from the coding sequence ATGGGCTACCGCACGATGCTCTCGGAGAACGGGATAACGCCCTCGATGAGCGCCCCGGGCTGCCCCTATGACAACGCTTGCACGGAAAGCTTCTTCGCAAGCTTCAAGAAGGAGCTGGCCTACAGGTGTGACTTCAAGGACATCGAAGAGGTGCGGGAGGCCGTTTTCAGGTACATCGAACTGTTCTACAACCGGAAACGGCTCCATAGTTCGCTGGGATACATGACTCCGGTTGAATATAGGCTGTCAAAACAGGCTGCCTAG
- a CDS encoding glycosyltransferase family 2 protein, with amino-acid sequence MNQMEVGIINYNGGEELVRCVKSLTAQSFPVRVFVYDNASADHSLELLEQSGEPCEIIRSTKNRGYAGACNGLREHMTSDIQVLCNMDLDFDKDWAKNLFACFEAHPEAASVASLVMERSGFVNAIGVLFGEDLFAENEGSGKDEKDTDIREKEVFGCYGAVMAFRKECADKVGELDESFFLFFEESEWYFRFNLCGFKTFFCPCAKVFHDRSLTTVRYSPRKLYFSERNRLRSAVRLLPVSSLVRLPVIAFKRYLRMAKGGVPKQSSDGKKLSKVSICNALFKAWIEAIFAIPREWGIRNSYEERYGNVQNKMLEILKRYPLQK; translated from the coding sequence ATGAACCAAATGGAAGTCGGAATCATCAATTATAACGGTGGAGAAGAACTCGTCCGCTGTGTCAAAAGCTTGACCGCGCAATCGTTCCCGGTTCGCGTCTTCGTTTATGACAACGCCTCCGCCGATCATTCCCTCGAATTGCTTGAGCAGTCGGGTGAACCTTGCGAAATCATCCGTTCAACAAAGAACCGCGGCTACGCAGGGGCTTGCAATGGACTCCGCGAACACATGACTTCCGACATCCAGGTTCTTTGCAACATGGATCTGGATTTTGACAAGGATTGGGCAAAGAATCTTTTCGCCTGTTTTGAAGCGCATCCCGAAGCTGCATCCGTGGCAAGCCTTGTCATGGAACGTTCTGGTTTTGTGAACGCGATTGGTGTTCTCTTTGGAGAAGACCTTTTTGCCGAAAACGAAGGCTCCGGAAAAGACGAGAAGGATACGGATATCCGCGAAAAGGAAGTCTTTGGCTGCTACGGCGCCGTGATGGCGTTCCGCAAGGAGTGTGCAGATAAGGTAGGCGAGCTTGACGAATCCTTCTTCCTCTTCTTTGAAGAATCCGAATGGTATTTCCGCTTTAATCTTTGCGGATTCAAGACCTTCTTCTGCCCATGTGCCAAGGTTTTCCACGATCGTTCCCTCACTACGGTCCGTTATTCGCCTCGAAAGCTTTATTTCTCGGAACGAAACCGGTTGCGTTCTGCGGTCCGCTTGCTGCCCGTTTCAAGCCTTGTCCGCTTGCCGGTCATTGCATTCAAGCGTTACCTTCGTATGGCCAAGGGTGGCGTTCCAAAACAATCGAGCGACGGCAAAAAGCTTTCCAAGGTTTCAATCTGCAATGCGCTTTTCAAAGCTTGGATTGAAGCGATCTTCGCCATTCCTCGGGAGTGGGGGATTCGAAACTCTTACGAAGAACGCTACGGCAACGTACAAAATAAGATGCTCGAAATCTTAAAGCGTTATCCGTTGCAGAAATAA
- a CDS encoding lysylphosphatidylglycerol synthase transmembrane domain-containing protein — MQKIKTILKLVVSVGGLIFVFSRVPFSDISKNWNLSVLPWLIPMLILTELGMLIQANRWKKMSIEGPEIPYRSYYAYIALGYFFNNLLPGGFGGDVVKSVAFGKRYGQTSQSVASILISRILGLLALFVCFFCAIPFLSLQKAIPSVYHVTMICMCGLCIAATVLCLFSDKFHLDIISKRVPFVAKLQNSLAIYRKHKGILFFAVMDSIWLQLITIATNCLYFMAIGHPVSWAAVTVFSGIIIIVSMIPISINGIGIREGVQISLYTGLLGIPADIVLSAGLLGYILLLFQVCQGAVVFAIQKKHSKAG, encoded by the coding sequence ATGCAAAAGATAAAGACAATTCTCAAATTGGTGGTCAGCGTCGGCGGCTTGATCTTTGTCTTTTCACGTGTGCCTTTTTCTGATATTTCCAAGAACTGGAATTTGTCGGTTCTTCCGTGGCTGATTCCGATGCTTATACTCACGGAACTAGGCATGTTGATTCAGGCGAACCGTTGGAAGAAGATGTCCATCGAAGGACCGGAAATTCCCTACCGCAGTTACTACGCCTATATCGCTCTCGGTTATTTCTTTAACAACCTTTTGCCGGGAGGTTTTGGCGGCGACGTCGTAAAATCCGTCGCTTTTGGAAAGCGCTATGGTCAAACTTCTCAATCGGTGGCGTCCATTTTGATTTCGCGCATTCTAGGATTGCTCGCTTTGTTCGTTTGTTTCTTTTGCGCGATCCCGTTTTTGAGCCTTCAAAAAGCAATTCCTTCGGTTTACCATGTGACGATGATTTGCATGTGCGGATTATGCATTGCGGCGACCGTGTTATGCCTTTTTTCGGACAAGTTCCATTTGGACATTATTTCGAAGCGTGTGCCGTTCGTGGCGAAGTTGCAGAACAGTCTTGCCATTTACCGCAAGCATAAAGGCATTCTTTTTTTTGCGGTGATGGATTCCATTTGGCTGCAGCTGATTACGATTGCGACAAACTGCCTGTACTTTATGGCGATCGGGCATCCGGTTTCCTGGGCGGCAGTCACCGTATTTTCGGGAATTATCATTATCGTTTCGATGATTCCGATTTCGATCAACGGGATCGGGATTCGTGAAGGCGTCCAGATAAGCCTTTATACAGGCCTCCTCGGAATCCCTGCGGACATTGTGCTTTCGGCAGGACTTTTGGGCTATATCCTTCTACTCTTTCAAGTGTGTCAGGGAGCCGTGGTCTTTGCGATTCAGAAAAAGCATTCTAAAGCGGGATAA